A single genomic interval of Solimonas sp. K1W22B-7 harbors:
- a CDS encoding response regulator: MGNTCIAVVDDDAVSREVVAAYLADAGYSVRAFDGPAAFRSGLDGVAPDLVLLDLRMPGEDGLSLLRWLRQGSELPVIMLTSADDTTDRVVGLEMGADDYVPKSGDLRELLARIRSVLRRRPATPAAVPLLPHAPKLPEAALRGEHWFGRWRLDRSRRRLVDSGGEVCPITGAEFALLSAFADHPRVVLSRERLLELSGTDPAEVFDRAVDLRVTRLRRKIEPVPGDPTVIRTVRGHGGGYEYLPSEGPDYGR, encoded by the coding sequence GTGGGCAATACCTGCATAGCGGTGGTGGACGACGACGCGGTATCGCGCGAGGTGGTGGCCGCCTACCTGGCCGATGCCGGCTACTCGGTGCGCGCCTTCGACGGCCCGGCGGCGTTTCGTTCCGGTCTCGACGGCGTGGCGCCCGACCTGGTCCTGCTGGACCTGCGCATGCCCGGCGAAGACGGCCTGTCGCTGCTGCGCTGGCTGCGTCAGGGCAGCGAGCTGCCGGTGATCATGCTGACCTCCGCCGACGACACCACCGACCGTGTGGTGGGCCTGGAGATGGGTGCCGACGATTACGTGCCCAAGTCCGGCGACCTGCGCGAGCTGCTGGCCCGCATCCGTTCGGTGTTGCGCCGGCGTCCTGCCACGCCGGCCGCGGTGCCCCTGCTGCCCCATGCTCCCAAGTTGCCCGAGGCCGCCCTGCGCGGAGAGCACTGGTTCGGCCGCTGGCGCCTGGACCGCAGCCGGCGGCGGCTGGTGGACAGCGGCGGCGAGGTTTGCCCGATCACCGGCGCCGAGTTCGCGCTGCTCAGTGCCTTCGCCGACCATCCGCGCGTGGTGCTGTCGCGCGAGCGCCTGCTGGAACTGTCGGGGACCGATCCGGCCGAGGTCTTCGACCGCGCGGTGGACCTGCGGGTCACCCGCCTGCGCCGCAAGATCGAGCCGGTGCCCGGCGATCCCACGGTGATCCGCACCGTGCGCGGCCACGGCGGCGGCTACGAGTACCTGCCTTCCGAGGGGCCGGACTACGGCCGCTGA
- the acnB gene encoding bifunctional aconitate hydratase 2/2-methylisocitrate dehydratase, with the protein MLQAYRQHTAERAALGIPPLALSAQQTAEVIELIKNPPAGEEAFLLDLLTHRVPPGVDDAAKVKASFLTAVADGEVKCLISRAKATELLGTMVGGYNVKPLIDLLPDAEVGAVAAEALKKTLLMFDFFHDVAELARKGNANAKAVIQSWADAEWFTTRPEVARKITVSVFKVPGETNTDDLSPAPDAWSRPDIPLHYLAMLKMTRPDAAFKPEEDGKRGPMQYIDDLKKQGNLVAYVGDVVGTGSSRKSATNSVIWATGEDIPFVPNKRFGGVTLGGKIAPIFFNTQEDSGSLPIEVDVSKFEMGDVLDIFPYEGKIEKNGAVAANFELKSQVLLDEVRAGGRINLIIGRSLTGKAREFLGLPASTLFRLPQTPKDTGKGYTLAQKMVGRACGLPEGTGMRPGTYCEPKMTTVGSQDTTGPMTRDELKDLACLGFSADLVMQSFCHTAAYPKPVDVKTHRELPAFISNRGGVALRPGDGVIHSWLNRLLMPDTVGTGGDSHTRFPIGISFPAGSGLVAFAAATGVMPLDMPESVLVRFKGELQPGVTLRDLVHAIPLYALKAGLLTVAKAGKKNIFSGRVLEIEGLPNLKVEQAFELSDASAERSAAGCTIKLNKEPMIEYMTSNIVLMKNMIAQGYKDARTLDRRIKAMEAWLANPQLLEADQDAEYAAVIDIDLADIQEPIVCCPNDPDDAKFLSEVAGTKIDEAFIGSCMTNIGHFRAAGKLLEGLKDIPVRLWVAPPTKMDAAELTKEGVYNTFGTAGARTEMPGCSLCMGNQAQMKEGATAISTSTRNFPNRLGKNTNVFLGSAELAAIASKLGRLPTREEYLVATGIVTKNADMIYKYLNFDQIEEYVETAKEVTA; encoded by the coding sequence ATGCTGCAAGCCTATCGCCAACACACTGCCGAGCGCGCCGCCCTCGGTATTCCGCCGCTCGCACTGTCTGCCCAGCAGACCGCCGAAGTGATCGAACTGATCAAGAACCCGCCGGCGGGCGAAGAGGCTTTCCTGCTCGACCTGCTGACCCACCGCGTTCCGCCTGGCGTGGATGATGCCGCCAAGGTCAAGGCCTCGTTCCTGACCGCGGTCGCCGATGGCGAAGTCAAGTGCCTGATCTCGCGCGCCAAGGCCACCGAGCTGCTCGGCACGATGGTGGGCGGCTACAACGTCAAGCCGCTGATCGACCTGCTGCCGGACGCCGAAGTCGGCGCCGTTGCCGCCGAGGCCCTGAAGAAGACGCTGCTGATGTTCGACTTCTTCCATGACGTTGCCGAGCTTGCCAGGAAGGGCAATGCCAACGCCAAGGCCGTGATCCAGTCCTGGGCCGATGCCGAGTGGTTCACCACCCGTCCGGAAGTCGCAAGGAAGATCACCGTCAGCGTGTTCAAGGTGCCGGGCGAAACCAATACCGACGACCTGTCGCCGGCACCGGATGCCTGGAGCCGCCCCGACATCCCGCTGCACTACCTCGCCATGCTGAAGATGACGCGCCCGGACGCGGCCTTCAAGCCGGAAGAAGACGGCAAGCGCGGCCCGATGCAGTACATCGACGACCTCAAGAAGCAGGGCAACCTCGTCGCCTACGTCGGTGACGTCGTCGGCACCGGCTCGTCGCGCAAGTCCGCGACCAACAGCGTGATCTGGGCGACCGGCGAAGATATCCCGTTCGTGCCGAACAAGCGCTTCGGCGGCGTCACGCTCGGCGGCAAGATCGCGCCGATCTTCTTCAACACGCAGGAAGACTCGGGCTCGCTGCCGATCGAAGTCGACGTCTCCAAGTTCGAGATGGGCGATGTCCTCGACATCTTCCCGTACGAGGGCAAGATCGAGAAGAATGGTGCCGTCGCCGCGAATTTCGAACTCAAGAGCCAGGTGCTGCTCGATGAAGTGCGCGCCGGCGGCCGCATCAACCTGATCATCGGCCGCTCGCTGACCGGCAAGGCCCGCGAATTCCTCGGCCTGCCCGCATCGACGCTGTTCCGCCTGCCGCAGACCCCGAAGGACACCGGCAAGGGCTACACGCTGGCGCAGAAGATGGTCGGCCGCGCCTGCGGCCTGCCGGAAGGCACGGGCATGCGCCCGGGCACCTACTGCGAACCGAAGATGACCACCGTCGGCTCGCAGGACACCACCGGCCCGATGACCCGCGACGAGCTGAAGGATCTCGCCTGCCTCGGCTTCTCCGCCGACCTGGTGATGCAGTCGTTCTGCCACACCGCCGCGTATCCGAAGCCGGTCGACGTCAAGACCCACCGTGAGCTGCCGGCGTTCATCTCGAACCGTGGCGGCGTCGCGCTGCGTCCGGGCGACGGCGTGATCCACTCCTGGCTCAACCGCCTGCTGATGCCGGACACCGTCGGCACCGGCGGCGACTCGCACACCCGCTTCCCGATCGGCATTTCCTTCCCGGCCGGCTCGGGCCTGGTCGCCTTCGCGGCCGCCACCGGCGTGATGCCGCTGGACATGCCGGAATCGGTGCTGGTCCGCTTCAAGGGCGAACTGCAGCCGGGCGTCACGCTGCGCGACCTGGTGCACGCGATCCCGCTGTACGCGCTCAAGGCCGGTCTGCTGACCGTCGCCAAGGCCGGCAAGAAGAACATCTTCTCGGGCCGCGTGCTGGAGATCGAAGGCCTGCCGAACCTCAAGGTCGAACAGGCTTTCGAGCTGTCCGACGCCTCGGCCGAGCGCTCCGCCGCCGGCTGCACGATCAAGCTCAACAAGGAGCCGATGATCGAGTACATGACCTCGAACATCGTGCTGATGAAGAACATGATCGCCCAGGGCTACAAGGACGCGCGCACGCTGGACCGCCGCATCAAGGCGATGGAAGCCTGGCTGGCCAACCCGCAGCTGCTGGAAGCCGACCAGGACGCCGAGTACGCCGCCGTCATCGACATCGACCTGGCCGACATCCAGGAGCCGATCGTCTGCTGCCCGAACGATCCGGATGACGCCAAGTTCCTGTCCGAGGTCGCCGGCACCAAGATCGACGAGGCCTTCATCGGCTCGTGCATGACCAACATCGGCCACTTCCGCGCCGCCGGCAAGCTGCTCGAAGGCCTGAAGGACATCCCGGTCCGCCTGTGGGTCGCGCCGCCGACCAAGATGGACGCCGCCGAGCTGACCAAGGAAGGCGTCTACAACACCTTCGGCACGGCCGGTGCGCGCACCGAAATGCCGGGCTGCTCGCTGTGCATGGGCAACCAGGCGCAGATGAAGGAGGGTGCAACCGCGATTTCCACGTCGACGCGCAACTTCCCCAATCGACTGGGCAAGAACACCAACGTGTTCCTCGGCTCGGCGGAGCTTGCGGCGATCGCCTCGAAGCTCGGCCGCCTGCCGACCCGCGAGGAGTACCTGGTGGCAACCGGCATCGTCACCAAGAATGCGGACATGATCTACAAGTACCTGAATTTCGACCAGATCGAAGAGTACGTGGAGACCGCCAAGGAAGTGACGGCCTAA
- the acnA gene encoding aconitate hydratase AcnA, with amino-acid sequence MTDSFKSKASLTVGPKTYSYYNLKALEPRFKLARLPYSIKVLLENLLRHEDGLNTTQADIETLAGADFKNLPAKDINFTPARVILQDFTGVPCVVDLAAMRDAITKLGGNAAKVNPLCPVELVIDHSVMIDHYGSKEALDLNAKVEFQRNEERYTFLRWGQEALKNFKAVPPDTGIVHQVNIEYLARVVFENGEGLLYPDSCFGTDSHTTMVNGIGVLGWGVGGIEAEAAMLGQPSSMLIPEVIGVRVTGKLAEGATATDLVLTVTEMLRKRGVVEKFVEFFGPGLANLSASDRNTIANMGPEYGATCGIFPIDEETLNYLRLTGRSEQQIAVVKAYAQAQGMWWTPDAPEAEYTDVMHLDLGSIKPSLAGPKRPQDRVLLSDVKANYRKAFESEQKLRPSKGPAAVTDNGKSFELKDGAVMIAAITSCTNTSNPSVLIGAGLLARKARALGLTSKPWVKTSLAPGSLAVTEYLKKAGLIEDLEHLGFYVTAYGCTTCIGNSGPLNEPLGKAIADNTLSVSAVLSGNRNFEGRVHQDVRMNYLASPPLVVAYAIAGNTDIDLTTEPLGQGKDGKDVFLKDIWPTNAEIQESVASSVTSELFKKSYADVLKGDARWQSIKISKSETYPWDGKSTYIANPPYFQGMTMTPPGIQPIKGARALAVLADSITTDHISPAGDIKKDGPAGRYLEERGVKKADFNSFGSRRGNHEIMMRGTFANTRIKNAMTPGVEGGVSKYIGKDGVAGPVEAIYDVAMKHIADGTPQVVLAGKEYGTGSSRDWAAKGTILLGVKAVISESFERIHRANLVGMGVLPLNFVDGQSAGSLGLDGTEVFDFDGLKSGATSVDVTAKKADGKSISFKARVRINTPMEWEYYQHGGVLQYMLRQMAKA; translated from the coding sequence ATGACGGACAGTTTCAAGAGTAAAGCCAGCCTCACGGTCGGCCCCAAGACCTACTCCTACTACAACCTCAAGGCCCTGGAGCCCCGGTTCAAGCTGGCCCGCCTGCCCTACTCCATCAAGGTGCTGCTGGAAAACCTGCTGCGCCACGAGGACGGCCTCAACACCACCCAGGCGGACATCGAGACCCTGGCCGGCGCCGATTTCAAGAACCTGCCGGCCAAGGACATCAACTTCACCCCGGCGCGCGTGATCCTGCAGGATTTCACCGGCGTGCCCTGCGTGGTGGATCTCGCCGCCATGCGCGATGCGATCACCAAGCTCGGCGGCAACGCCGCCAAGGTCAACCCGCTGTGCCCGGTGGAACTGGTCATCGACCACTCGGTCATGATCGACCACTACGGCTCCAAGGAAGCCCTGGACCTCAACGCCAAGGTTGAATTCCAGCGCAACGAAGAGCGCTACACCTTCCTGCGCTGGGGCCAGGAAGCGCTCAAGAACTTCAAGGCCGTGCCGCCCGATACCGGCATCGTCCACCAGGTCAACATCGAGTACCTGGCCCGCGTGGTCTTCGAGAACGGCGAAGGCCTGCTCTATCCCGACAGCTGCTTCGGCACCGACAGCCACACCACCATGGTGAACGGCATCGGCGTGCTGGGCTGGGGCGTCGGCGGCATCGAGGCCGAGGCTGCCATGCTCGGCCAGCCGTCCTCCATGCTGATCCCGGAAGTGATCGGCGTGCGCGTCACCGGCAAGCTGGCCGAGGGCGCCACCGCCACCGACCTGGTGTTGACCGTCACCGAGATGCTGCGCAAGCGCGGCGTGGTCGAGAAGTTCGTCGAGTTCTTCGGTCCGGGCCTGGCCAACCTGTCGGCCTCCGACCGCAACACCATCGCCAACATGGGCCCGGAATACGGCGCCACCTGCGGCATCTTCCCGATCGACGAAGAGACCCTGAACTACCTGCGCCTCACCGGCCGCAGCGAGCAGCAGATCGCCGTGGTCAAGGCCTACGCCCAGGCCCAGGGCATGTGGTGGACTCCTGACGCCCCGGAGGCCGAGTACACCGACGTGATGCACCTGGACCTCGGCAGCATCAAGCCGAGCCTGGCCGGCCCCAAGCGTCCGCAGGACCGCGTGCTGCTGTCCGACGTCAAGGCCAACTACCGCAAGGCCTTCGAGTCCGAACAGAAGCTGCGTCCCTCCAAGGGCCCGGCAGCCGTCACCGACAACGGCAAGTCCTTCGAACTGAAGGACGGCGCGGTGATGATCGCCGCGATCACCTCCTGCACCAACACCTCCAACCCCAGCGTGCTGATCGGTGCCGGCCTGCTCGCCCGCAAGGCGCGCGCGCTCGGCCTGACCAGCAAGCCCTGGGTCAAGACCTCGCTGGCCCCCGGCTCGCTGGCCGTCACCGAGTACCTGAAGAAGGCCGGCCTGATCGAAGACCTGGAGCACCTGGGCTTCTACGTCACCGCCTACGGCTGCACCACCTGCATCGGCAACTCCGGCCCGCTCAACGAGCCGCTGGGCAAGGCGATCGCCGACAACACGCTGAGCGTCTCGGCCGTGCTGTCGGGCAACCGCAACTTCGAAGGCCGCGTCCACCAGGACGTGCGCATGAACTACCTCGCCTCGCCGCCGCTGGTGGTGGCCTACGCCATCGCCGGCAATACCGACATCGACCTCACCACCGAGCCGCTCGGCCAGGGCAAGGACGGCAAGGACGTGTTCCTCAAGGATATCTGGCCGACCAACGCCGAGATCCAGGAATCCGTCGCCAGTTCGGTCACCAGCGAGCTGTTCAAGAAAAGCTACGCCGACGTGCTCAAGGGCGACGCCCGCTGGCAGTCGATCAAGATCAGCAAGTCGGAAACCTATCCCTGGGATGGCAAGTCGACCTACATCGCCAACCCGCCGTACTTCCAGGGCATGACGATGACCCCGCCGGGCATCCAGCCGATCAAGGGGGCGCGTGCGCTGGCGGTGCTGGCGGACTCCATCACCACCGACCACATCTCGCCGGCCGGCGACATCAAGAAGGACGGACCGGCGGGCAGGTACCTCGAGGAGCGCGGCGTCAAGAAGGCCGACTTCAACAGCTTCGGCTCGCGCCGCGGCAACCACGAGATCATGATGCGCGGCACCTTCGCCAACACCCGCATCAAGAACGCGATGACCCCGGGCGTGGAAGGCGGCGTGTCCAAGTACATCGGCAAGGACGGCGTGGCCGGCCCGGTGGAGGCGATCTACGACGTGGCCATGAAGCACATCGCCGACGGCACCCCGCAGGTCGTGCTCGCCGGCAAGGAGTACGGCACCGGCTCCTCGCGCGACTGGGCGGCCAAGGGCACCATCCTGCTCGGCGTCAAGGCCGTGATCTCCGAGAGCTTCGAGCGTATCCACCGCGCCAACCTCGTCGGCATGGGCGTACTGCCGCTGAACTTCGTCGACGGCCAGAGCGCCGGCTCACTGGGCCTGGACGGCACCGAAGTGTTCGACTTCGACGGCCTGAAGAGCGGCGCCACCAGTGTCGACGTGACGGCGAAGAAGGCCGACGGCAAGAGCATCAGCTTCAAGGCCAGGGTGCGCATCAACACGCCGATGGAATGGGAGTACTACCAGCACGGCGGCGTACTGCAATACATGCTGCGCCAGATGGCAAAAGCCTGA
- a CDS encoding ferritin-like domain-containing protein, whose product MPVLAFAAIHAALTERDPVAKCAQVAELCLPAGGFSVPSLTEDAANVPGRPEQPALIRPRDVPHRGLGSVAGRVALLHAVAHIEFNAINLALDACWRFRDMPADYYRDWLSVAQDEARHFMLLSQRLAQLGAAYGDLPAHNGLWEAAEKTAADPLLRMALVPRVLEARGLDVTPGMILRLTEVGDAETVSILHVILDEEVRHVAIGTQWFEYLCAQRGLDPRPTFARLLAEHRVRVAPPLNREARARAGFAEDEMDALLAAPR is encoded by the coding sequence ATGCCTGTCCTCGCCTTCGCCGCGATACACGCCGCACTGACCGAACGAGATCCGGTCGCAAAGTGTGCGCAAGTTGCAGAGCTGTGTTTACCAGCGGGTGGTTTCTCCGTGCCTTCGCTCACGGAGGACGCTGCCAACGTCCCCGGCCGTCCCGAACAACCCGCCCTGATCCGCCCACGCGACGTCCCCCACCGCGGCCTCGGCAGCGTCGCCGGGCGCGTGGCGCTGCTGCACGCGGTGGCGCATATCGAGTTCAACGCGATCAACCTGGCGCTGGATGCCTGCTGGCGTTTCCGCGACATGCCGGCGGACTATTACCGCGACTGGCTCAGCGTGGCGCAGGACGAGGCGCGGCATTTCATGCTGCTGTCGCAACGCCTGGCGCAGCTCGGTGCTGCCTACGGTGACCTGCCGGCACACAACGGCCTGTGGGAAGCCGCCGAGAAGACCGCGGCCGATCCGCTGCTGCGCATGGCGCTGGTGCCGCGCGTGCTGGAGGCACGCGGCCTGGACGTGACGCCGGGCATGATCCTGCGTCTCACCGAGGTCGGTGACGCCGAGACCGTGAGCATCCTGCACGTGATCCTCGACGAGGAAGTGCGCCACGTCGCCATCGGCACGCAGTGGTTCGAGTACCTCTGCGCCCAGCGCGGCCTGGACCCGCGGCCGACCTTCGCGCGCCTGCTGGCCGAACACCGCGTGCGCGTGGCGCCGCCGCTGAACCGCGAGGCGCGCGCCAGGGCAGGGTTTGCCGAGGACGAGATGGACGCGCTGCTGGCGGCGCCGCGCTAG
- a CDS encoding O-succinylhomoserine sulfhydrylase: MNDADPPYFDPEWGSATLGIRAAEPRTANMEHSASVSLTSSYVFRSAAEAAAIFSGQQPGYVYSRFSNPTVEAFERRLAAMEGGEACVATASGMVAIQTLCLALLKAGDHILASRGLFGASINLFNNILSRFGLETTYVDPTDPAAWAAAVKPNTRLFFVETPSNPLMELADIRALADIAHAHGALLAVDNCFLTPVLSQPLKLGADLVIHSGTKYIDGQGRCVGGAIVGDAQRVGKDIYGYMRTAGPCLSPFNAWVFLKGLETLALRVRAHSDSALQLAQWLKTQPKVKRVFYPGLPEHPQHELARRQQSGFGGIVSFEVEGGREGAWKLVDSTRTLSITANLGDTRSTITHPASTTHARITPEARAEAGITEGLLRISVGLEDIADILRDLERGLA; encoded by the coding sequence GTGAACGACGCAGACCCGCCGTATTTCGACCCCGAGTGGGGTTCCGCTACCCTGGGCATCCGGGCGGCCGAGCCGCGCACGGCCAACATGGAGCACTCGGCCTCGGTTTCGCTGACCTCCTCCTACGTGTTCCGCTCCGCCGCCGAGGCGGCCGCGATCTTCAGCGGCCAGCAGCCGGGTTACGTCTATTCGCGCTTCTCCAACCCCACCGTGGAGGCCTTCGAGCGCCGCCTGGCGGCGATGGAGGGCGGTGAGGCCTGCGTGGCCACCGCCAGCGGCATGGTGGCGATCCAGACCCTGTGCCTGGCGCTGCTGAAGGCCGGCGACCACATCCTGGCTTCGCGCGGGCTGTTCGGCGCCAGCATCAACCTGTTCAACAACATCCTGTCGCGTTTCGGCCTGGAGACGACCTACGTCGATCCCACCGACCCGGCCGCCTGGGCCGCGGCGGTGAAGCCCAACACCAGGCTGTTCTTCGTGGAGACGCCGTCGAACCCGCTGATGGAGCTGGCCGACATCCGCGCACTGGCCGACATCGCGCACGCGCACGGCGCGCTGCTGGCCGTGGACAACTGCTTCCTGACGCCGGTGCTGAGCCAGCCGCTGAAGCTGGGTGCCGACCTCGTGATCCACTCCGGCACCAAGTACATCGACGGCCAGGGCCGCTGTGTCGGTGGCGCGATCGTGGGCGACGCCCAGCGCGTCGGCAAGGACATCTACGGCTACATGAGGACGGCCGGGCCCTGCCTGTCGCCGTTCAACGCCTGGGTGTTCCTCAAGGGCCTGGAGACGCTGGCGCTGCGCGTGCGCGCGCACAGCGACAGCGCGCTGCAGCTGGCGCAGTGGCTCAAGACCCAGCCCAAGGTGAAGCGCGTGTTCTACCCGGGCCTGCCCGAGCATCCGCAGCACGAACTGGCCAGGCGCCAGCAGAGCGGCTTCGGCGGCATCGTCTCCTTCGAGGTGGAAGGCGGCCGCGAGGGCGCCTGGAAGCTGGTGGACAGCACCCGCACGCTGTCGATCACCGCCAACCTCGGCGATACGCGCAGCACCATCACGCACCCGGCCTCGACCACCCACGCCCGCATCACGCCCGAAGCGCGAGCGGAGGCCGGCATCACCGAGGGCCTGCTGCGCATCTCGGTGGGCCTGGAAGATATCGCCGACATCCTGCGCGACCTGGAGCGCGGGCTGGCCTAG
- the purF gene encoding amidophosphoribosyltransferase, producing the protein MCGIAGIVTQGAGVNSELFDALTMLQHRGQDAAGMITNDGDRLYLRKENGLVRDVFAKDEHMVMLRGNMGVAHVRYPTAGCSTSAEAQPFYTNTPFGISLSHNGNLTNAEELKQELFLQDRRHLNTESDSEVLLNVFAHELMSRGALRLSPEDVFAAVSGVHQRCRGAYACVAMITGFGVVGFRDPFGIRPAVYGRRLGPNGVDYLIASESVALDALGFEIMGDIAPGEAVLITIDGKLHKRQCAANPVYSPCLFEYVYLARPDSIIDNIYVYKARLRMGVKLAEKILAQWPDHDIDVVIPIPDTSRVAGAELAARLGVSYREGFIKNRYIGRTFIMPGQAQRKKSVRQKLNPIDLEFRGKNVLLVDDSIVRGTTSKEIIQMAREAGAVKVYFASASPPVRYPNVYGIDMPTASELVAHGHTVEELERMLGADKLIYQDLPDLIEAVRAGNPRITRFDTSVFTGEYITQDITTEYLNQLELFRSDAAKAARKRASSTVIEIQNA; encoded by the coding sequence ATGTGCGGAATTGCCGGTATCGTCACCCAGGGCGCCGGGGTCAACTCGGAACTGTTCGACGCCCTGACCATGCTGCAGCACCGTGGCCAGGATGCGGCGGGCATGATCACCAACGACGGTGATCGCCTCTACCTGCGCAAGGAAAACGGCCTGGTGCGCGACGTCTTCGCCAAGGACGAGCACATGGTGATGCTGCGCGGGAACATGGGCGTGGCGCACGTGCGCTATCCCACCGCCGGTTGCTCCACCTCCGCCGAGGCGCAGCCGTTCTATACCAATACACCCTTCGGCATCTCGCTGTCGCACAACGGCAACCTGACCAATGCCGAGGAACTCAAGCAGGAGCTGTTCCTGCAGGACCGGCGCCACCTCAACACCGAGTCGGACTCCGAGGTCCTGCTCAATGTCTTCGCCCATGAGCTGATGTCGCGCGGCGCGCTGCGCCTGTCGCCCGAGGATGTCTTCGCCGCCGTGTCCGGCGTGCACCAGCGCTGCCGCGGCGCCTATGCCTGCGTGGCCATGATCACCGGCTTCGGCGTGGTCGGCTTCCGCGATCCCTTCGGCATCCGCCCGGCGGTCTACGGCCGCCGCCTCGGCCCCAACGGCGTGGACTACCTGATCGCCTCCGAGTCGGTGGCGCTGGACGCGCTGGGCTTCGAGATCATGGGCGACATCGCCCCGGGCGAGGCGGTGCTGATCACCATCGACGGCAAGCTGCACAAGCGCCAGTGCGCCGCCAACCCGGTGTATTCGCCCTGCCTGTTCGAGTACGTGTACCTGGCGCGTCCCGACTCGATCATCGACAACATCTATGTCTACAAGGCGCGCCTGCGCATGGGCGTGAAGCTGGCCGAGAAGATCCTCGCGCAGTGGCCCGACCACGATATCGACGTGGTGATCCCGATCCCGGACACCAGCCGCGTCGCCGGCGCCGAGCTGGCCGCGCGCCTGGGCGTGTCCTACCGCGAAGGCTTCATCAAGAACCGCTACATCGGCCGCACCTTCATCATGCCGGGCCAGGCGCAGCGCAAGAAGTCGGTGCGCCAGAAGCTCAACCCGATCGACCTGGAATTCCGCGGCAAGAACGTGCTGCTGGTGGACGACTCCATCGTCCGCGGCACCACCTCCAAGGAGATCATCCAGATGGCCCGCGAGGCCGGTGCGGTGAAGGTCTACTTCGCCTCCGCCTCGCCGCCGGTGCGCTACCCCAACGTCTACGGCATCGACATGCCGACCGCCTCGGAGCTGGTGGCCCATGGCCATACCGTGGAGGAGCTGGAGCGCATGCTCGGCGCCGACAAGCTGATCTACCAGGACCTGCCCGACCTGATCGAGGCGGTGCGTGCCGGCAACCCGCGCATCACGCGCTTCGACACCTCGGTGTTCACCGGCGAATACATCACCCAGGACATCACCACCGAGTACCTGAACCAGCTGGAGCTGTTCCGCTCCGACGCCGCCAAGGCGGCGCGGAAACGGGCGTCTTCGACCGTCATCGAAATCCAGAACGCTTGA
- a CDS encoding CvpA family protein, giving the protein MIWVDYCILAVFILSAVIGLLRGFIREVLGLATWLFALLLAWLLGHTLADALAAKITNPALRLGCAYLLLFLGGLLVGALITHFVSEAVKDSFLSLPNRMTGGGFGLARAAVLTAAFVLVAGQMGAAKEPWWQQSLLIDKFEWLANGLGTLVPERWLEVLRPDPTSTLQTQ; this is encoded by the coding sequence ATGATCTGGGTTGACTACTGCATTCTTGCCGTCTTCATCCTTTCGGCTGTCATTGGCCTTCTGCGCGGCTTCATCCGCGAGGTCCTCGGTCTCGCAACCTGGCTGTTCGCCCTGCTGCTGGCCTGGCTGCTCGGCCATACCCTGGCCGATGCGCTGGCGGCGAAAATAACCAATCCTGCGTTGCGCCTGGGCTGTGCCTACCTGCTGCTGTTCCTCGGCGGCCTGCTGGTGGGCGCGCTGATCACGCATTTCGTGTCGGAGGCGGTCAAGGATTCCTTCCTGAGCCTGCCCAACCGCATGACCGGCGGCGGCTTCGGCCTGGCCCGCGCCGCCGTCCTCACCGCGGCCTTCGTGCTGGTGGCCGGGCAGATGGGCGCGGCCAAGGAACCGTGGTGGCAGCAATCGCTGCTGATCGACAAATTCGAGTGGCTGGCCAATGGGCTGGGCACGCTGGTTCCGGAGCGCTGGCTTGAAGTCCTGCGCCCCGACCCCACTTCTACTCTTCAGACTCAGTAA